Proteins from a genomic interval of Rhodopseudomonas julia:
- a CDS encoding ABC transporter permease subunit: MEYFVQQLINGVTLGSIYGLIAIGYTMVYGIIGMINFAHGDIFMVSAFIALTVFLIMLAIGVTALPLILLAVLIIAMIFTSVWGWTVERLAYRPLRGSFRLAPLITAIGMSITLQNFVQLTQGARVKPLPPQITGGITLMQGNAETGSIVVQLSYMQIIIIVTTVVLMAGFSMLISKTSLGRAQRACEQDAKMASLLGVNVDRTISLTFVMGAALAAVAGVMFLLYYGVIDFYIGFIAGVKAFTAAVLGGIGSLPGAMLGGLAIGLIETFWSGYFSVEYKDVAAFSILAITLIFLPSGLLGKPEVEKV, from the coding sequence ATGGAATATTTCGTTCAGCAGCTGATCAACGGGGTCACGCTCGGTTCGATCTACGGCCTAATCGCCATCGGCTATACGATGGTCTACGGCATCATCGGCATGATCAATTTCGCCCACGGCGATATTTTTATGGTGAGTGCGTTCATCGCCCTCACCGTATTCTTGATTATGCTGGCAATCGGAGTGACGGCACTGCCGCTCATCCTGCTTGCAGTCCTCATCATCGCGATGATCTTCACCTCCGTCTGGGGATGGACAGTTGAGCGCCTGGCCTACCGGCCGCTTCGGGGCTCCTTCCGTCTGGCGCCGCTCATCACCGCGATTGGCATGTCGATCACGCTGCAGAACTTCGTGCAGCTGACGCAAGGTGCGCGCGTCAAGCCGCTGCCGCCACAGATCACCGGCGGTATCACCCTGATGCAGGGCAATGCGGAGACCGGCAGCATCGTGGTGCAGCTCTCCTACATGCAGATCATCATCATCGTCACGACAGTCGTCTTGATGGCCGGCTTCTCGATGCTGATTTCCAAGACCTCGCTCGGACGTGCTCAGCGGGCGTGCGAGCAGGATGCCAAAATGGCCTCGCTGCTGGGCGTCAATGTCGACCGCACGATCTCTTTGACCTTCGTCATGGGGGCAGCCCTCGCCGCCGTCGCCGGCGTCATGTTCCTGCTCTACTACGGCGTGATCGACTTCTACATCGGCTTCATCGCCGGCGTGAAAGCCTTCACCGCGGCGGTTCTCGGCGGCATCGGCTCACTGCCCGGCGCCATGCTCGGAGGCCTCGCCATCGGTCTCATCGAGACCTTCTGGTCCGGCTATTTCTCGGTCGAGTACAAAGACGTGGCGGCTTTCTCCATCCTGGCGATCACGCTCATCTTCCTGCCCTCCGGGCTCCTCGGCAAACCGGAAGTCGAGAAAGTCTGA
- a CDS encoding vWA domain-containing protein — MTTGRAVTETGGKIADNIVYFARALRRAGLPVGPAAVVDAIRAVEVAGISSRDDFYWTLHAVFVNKRADRPVFHEAFELFWRERGLVEKMLELLSPVAPPRPAETEKPKPGQQRVEEAMQALKERREEEVFPEIEIDARMTVSEKEILRRKDFAQMSAEEIASAMRALASLQFPDDQIVTRRLVAATRGKVDPRRTVRATMRSAGDLILPQARKRKVQEPPLVALADISGSMSEYSRVMLHFLHALSSRRKVYSFLFGTRLSNVTRQLRYKDPDEALAGCSDAVVDWSGGTRIADALHVFNRDWSRRVLGQGATVLLITDGLEREEGADLGAEAARLGRSCRRLIWLNPLLRFEHFEAKARGIRAILPHVDDFRPVHSLEAIEDLVKALSTPAKRPRPALRRAA, encoded by the coding sequence GTGACGACGGGTCGCGCCGTGACGGAGACAGGCGGCAAAATTGCCGACAACATCGTTTATTTCGCACGGGCGCTTCGACGTGCGGGCCTGCCGGTCGGCCCGGCTGCGGTCGTCGATGCGATCCGTGCGGTCGAGGTCGCGGGCATTTCTTCGCGCGACGACTTCTACTGGACCCTGCATGCGGTTTTCGTGAACAAGCGCGCCGATCGCCCGGTCTTCCATGAAGCGTTCGAGCTGTTCTGGCGCGAGCGTGGGCTTGTTGAGAAGATGCTGGAGCTCTTGTCGCCTGTGGCACCGCCACGGCCCGCGGAGACGGAAAAGCCGAAGCCCGGGCAGCAGCGCGTCGAGGAGGCGATGCAGGCGCTGAAAGAGCGCCGCGAGGAAGAGGTCTTTCCCGAAATCGAGATCGACGCGCGCATGACGGTGAGCGAGAAGGAGATCCTGCGTCGCAAGGATTTTGCGCAGATGAGCGCCGAGGAGATCGCCTCTGCGATGCGTGCGCTCGCCTCCCTGCAATTTCCCGACGATCAGATCGTGACCCGGAGGCTCGTTGCGGCCACGCGGGGTAAGGTCGATCCGCGGCGTACGGTGCGTGCCACCATGCGCTCGGCCGGCGATCTGATCCTGCCGCAGGCACGCAAGCGCAAGGTGCAGGAGCCGCCGCTCGTGGCGCTTGCCGACATTTCCGGCTCGATGAGCGAATATTCGCGCGTGATGCTGCATTTCCTGCATGCGCTGTCGTCGCGCCGAAAAGTCTACTCGTTCCTCTTCGGGACGCGGCTCAGCAACGTGACACGGCAGCTGCGCTACAAAGATCCCGACGAGGCGCTTGCGGGCTGCTCCGACGCGGTCGTCGACTGGTCGGGGGGCACGCGCATCGCCGACGCGTTGCATGTCTTCAACCGCGACTGGTCGAGACGGGTGCTGGGGCAGGGCGCGACGGTGCTTCTCATCACCGATGGGCTGGAGCGGGAGGAGGGAGCGGATCTTGGGGCAGAGGCTGCAAGGCTCGGCCGCTCCTGCCGTCGTCTGATCTGGCTCAATCCGCTCCTGCGTTTTGAACATTTCGAAGCGAAGGCCCGTGGCATTCGCGCGATTCTGCCCCATGTCGATGACTTTCGGCCGGTGCATTCGTTGGAGGCGATCGAGGATCTGGTGAAGGCGTTGTCGACACCGGCAAAGAGGCCGCGCCCGGCATTGCGACGGGCCGCCTGA
- a CDS encoding outer membrane protein — MRGLGTAVFGMVVLATPALAADLPEAPAPYVPVTSPVSVSQWEGFYTGMHFGWSSDNIDGRTPAGTDFSMSDHGGFSGGGLRGYNWLFGNVVLGLEGDITIHETKTENASVSVGSDYIWDAGVYGRLGYTWGRFMPYVMAGGRVAEIHGHSLAPMTEGDVTRHLGWSVGAGLEVAVFYPIRLRAEYLYTRFGAEDYVFSGGSTRFEPEAQQFRGAIIFALGNGFKAYPESFLTRPGNTWSGFYGGAMISAALLQDDAAIAGLGSDDASDGSFGTGMFLGANYQFGNVVTGLDADLSLRQGESSTTIVGVTLDKEPMWDAHVRGRIGYAWDRFLPYLAGGFAITQVHFQQEGTSSLNVEPAKGWTIGAGVDVAITDHVFGRLEYLHDEFEDVTGDVVAGAASFEPSVDTVRAGIAVRLP, encoded by the coding sequence ATGCGTGGTCTTGGAACAGCCGTCTTCGGCATGGTCGTCCTCGCAACTCCCGCTCTCGCCGCTGATCTTCCGGAAGCTCCCGCGCCCTATGTTCCGGTCACCTCACCGGTATCCGTGTCGCAATGGGAGGGCTTCTACACCGGCATGCATTTCGGCTGGTCTTCGGACAATATCGACGGACGGACCCCCGCCGGCACCGACTTCTCCATGAGCGACCATGGCGGGTTTTCCGGCGGCGGACTGCGCGGCTACAACTGGCTCTTCGGCAATGTCGTCCTAGGCCTGGAAGGTGACATCACCATCCACGAGACGAAGACGGAAAATGCATCGGTCTCTGTGGGCAGCGATTACATCTGGGATGCCGGCGTCTATGGGCGCCTCGGCTATACCTGGGGCCGCTTCATGCCGTACGTCATGGCTGGCGGCCGCGTGGCGGAAATCCATGGCCATTCGCTCGCGCCGATGACCGAGGGCGATGTGACCCGCCATCTCGGCTGGTCGGTCGGCGCCGGTCTCGAAGTCGCGGTCTTCTACCCAATCCGCCTGCGTGCCGAATACCTCTACACCAGGTTCGGCGCCGAGGATTACGTCTTCAGCGGCGGCTCGACGAGGTTCGAGCCGGAGGCGCAGCAATTTCGTGGCGCCATCATCTTCGCTCTCGGCAACGGCTTTAAGGCCTATCCCGAAAGCTTCCTGACGAGGCCCGGAAACACCTGGTCGGGCTTTTACGGCGGCGCGATGATCAGCGCCGCGTTGCTCCAGGACGACGCAGCAATTGCCGGCCTCGGCAGCGACGATGCGAGCGACGGCAGCTTCGGCACCGGCATGTTCCTCGGCGCCAATTACCAGTTCGGCAATGTCGTCACGGGTCTCGACGCCGATCTCAGCCTGCGCCAGGGCGAATCGAGCACGACGATCGTCGGTGTGACCCTCGACAAGGAACCGATGTGGGACGCGCATGTGCGCGGCCGTATCGGCTACGCCTGGGACCGGTTCCTGCCTTACCTCGCGGGTGGTTTCGCCATCACTCAGGTCCACTTCCAACAGGAAGGCACCTCGTCACTCAATGTCGAGCCGGCAAAAGGCTGGACGATCGGCGCAGGTGTCGATGTCGCCATTACCGATCACGTGTTCGGGCGGCTCGAGTATCTTCATGACGAATTCGAAGACGTGACCGGCGACGTCGTCGCAGGTGCTGCGAGCTTTGAACCCTCCGTAGACACGGTGCGCGCCGGCATCGCCGTTCGTCTTCCATAA
- the pcaD gene encoding 3-oxoadipate enol-lactonase, translating into MPFCELSDGARIWYEEAGNRSAPPLVFSNSLGTNLAMWDAQVDEAEADFRVIRYDQRGHGRSPVPAEAFSMERLGQDVVELLDLLKIEKTDFCGLSMGGMTGIVVARDHPARFGKLALCNTSAHMPPADLWNERIKAVTENGMEALVGGITERWFTAGFRRDHPDEVERIAEQIRATEPAGYAGCSAAIRDMDLRPTLSSIRADVLVLIGDSDPSTPPQDGELIADNIAGARKEIVHAAHLSAVESPAEFNRAVFSYFREN; encoded by the coding sequence ATGCCGTTTTGTGAGTTAAGCGATGGAGCCCGCATCTGGTATGAGGAAGCCGGCAACCGCTCGGCGCCGCCCCTCGTCTTTTCCAATTCGCTCGGCACCAACCTCGCCATGTGGGACGCCCAGGTCGACGAGGCGGAGGCCGATTTTCGGGTCATCCGCTACGACCAGCGCGGGCACGGCCGCTCGCCCGTCCCGGCAGAAGCCTTCTCGATGGAACGCCTCGGCCAGGACGTCGTCGAGCTCTTGGACCTGCTGAAGATCGAAAAGACCGATTTCTGCGGCCTCTCCATGGGCGGCATGACCGGCATCGTCGTGGCGCGTGATCACCCGGCGCGGTTCGGCAAACTCGCTCTTTGCAACACCTCCGCCCACATGCCGCCGGCCGATCTCTGGAACGAGCGCATCAAGGCCGTCACCGAGAACGGCATGGAGGCGCTCGTCGGGGGCATCACAGAACGCTGGTTCACGGCCGGCTTTCGGCGTGACCATCCGGATGAGGTCGAGCGTATCGCCGAGCAGATCCGCGCAACCGAACCCGCCGGCTATGCCGGCTGCAGCGCCGCGATCCGCGACATGGATCTGCGCCCGACCCTTTCCTCGATCAGGGCTGACGTCCTGGTCCTCATCGGCGACAGCGATCCCTCAACGCCTCCCCAGGACGGCGAACTCATCGCCGACAACATCGCGGGTGCCCGCAAGGAGATCGTGCACGCGGCGCATTTGTCGGCCGTCGAATCTCCAGCGGAATTCAACCGCGCCGTCTTCTCGTATTTCCGCGAAAACTGA
- a CDS encoding AAA family ATPase: MSVRPLPQSIDETLQLLNGAGYVADRSLATVLFLSLKMGRPLFLEGEAGVGKTEIAKVLSKTLDRRLIRLQCYEGLDVASAVYEWNYTAQMIEIRLAEAAGDSDRRMLADDVFSERFLIKRPVLQALEPDLNGPPIFLIDELDRADEAFEAFLLEVLSDNQVTIPEIGTIRAPEPPVVVVTTNRTREIHDALKRRCLYHWVDYPDAERELRIVNERVPGVRERLAREVVGFVQRLRREDLFKKPGVAETLDWASALTELDMVALDPEVISDTLGVLLKYQDDIGRIEGSRSKQLLDEARAELAAAE; encoded by the coding sequence ATGTCCGTCCGACCCTTGCCGCAATCGATCGACGAGACGCTCCAGCTTTTGAACGGTGCCGGATATGTCGCCGACCGTTCGCTCGCGACCGTCCTCTTCCTGTCGCTCAAGATGGGCAGGCCGCTTTTCCTGGAGGGCGAGGCGGGCGTCGGCAAGACGGAAATCGCCAAGGTGTTGTCGAAGACACTCGATCGCCGTCTGATCCGTCTGCAATGCTACGAAGGCCTCGACGTCGCCAGCGCCGTCTATGAATGGAATTACACGGCGCAGATGATCGAGATCAGGCTCGCCGAGGCAGCCGGCGACAGCGACCGGCGTATGCTTGCCGATGATGTCTTCTCCGAGCGGTTTCTCATCAAGCGCCCGGTCCTGCAGGCGCTGGAGCCGGATTTGAATGGGCCGCCGATTTTTCTCATCGACGAACTCGACCGCGCCGACGAGGCATTCGAAGCCTTTCTCCTGGAGGTTCTTTCCGACAATCAGGTCACGATCCCAGAGATCGGGACGATCCGCGCTCCCGAGCCACCGGTGGTGGTGGTGACCACAAATCGGACACGTGAGATCCACGACGCTCTGAAGCGGCGCTGTCTCTATCACTGGGTCGACTATCCGGATGCCGAGCGGGAACTGCGCATCGTCAACGAGCGCGTGCCGGGTGTCCGCGAGCGGCTTGCCCGTGAGGTCGTCGGCTTCGTGCAGCGGCTGCGCCGGGAAGACCTCTTCAAGAAGCCGGGCGTTGCGGAGACGCTCGACTGGGCGAGCGCGCTCACCGAGCTCGACATGGTGGCGCTCGATCCGGAGGTGATTTCCGATACGCTCGGCGTGCTTCTCAAATACCAGGACGATATCGGTCGGATCGAGGGCAGCCGCTCGAAGCAGCTCCTGGACGAGGCGCGGGCCGAGCTGGCCGCTGCCGAGTGA
- a CDS encoding XdhC family protein: MAEMLERDALEIAEAWREAGRKVALATVVETWGSAPRPVGSHLVIDEEGNFEGSVSGGCVEGAVVGEALELLESGTTKMLEFGVADETAWRVGLSCGGRIRVFVEPVA, translated from the coding sequence ATGGCAGAGATGTTGGAGCGCGATGCGCTTGAAATCGCTGAGGCCTGGCGGGAGGCCGGGCGAAAGGTGGCGCTTGCGACCGTCGTCGAGACCTGGGGCTCGGCGCCGCGGCCTGTCGGCAGCCACCTCGTCATCGACGAAGAGGGCAATTTCGAAGGCTCGGTCTCAGGCGGTTGCGTCGAAGGTGCCGTCGTCGGTGAAGCGCTCGAGCTTCTGGAAAGCGGGACAACGAAAATGCTCGAATTTGGGGTCGCCGATGAGACGGCCTGGCGGGTCGGTCTGTCCTGCGGGGGCCGCATCCGCGTTTTCGTCGAACCGGTGGCGTGA